A region of Denticeps clupeoides chromosome 19, fDenClu1.1, whole genome shotgun sequence DNA encodes the following proteins:
- the ttc9b gene encoding tetratricopeptide repeat protein 9B, with translation MHSTLLQPRSRTQADGSEQHGLLRPRMLSDMDAKQHSIKSLKSYPEAGGRSLAAAAGGDGGGGGGGGGYRVATAEMEMEAKIQKAIDFKLEGHRCYKEKKFREAIGKYHRALLQLKGIHVVDVGTTGSEVNLLSQAAAKLTEEQRRAVESTEIECYDSLTACLLQSELVNYERVKEYCLKVLGHQQDHFKAMYRAGIAFYHLGDYECALRYLRDAKCREPTDTNVLRYIQLTEMKMSKSGQRERDSGKEMLG, from the exons ATGCACAGCACGCTGCTACAGCCGCGCAGCAGAACACAGGCGGACGGCTCGGAACAGCATGGCCTTCTGCGACCGCGAATGCTGAGCGACATGGACGCCAAGCAGCACTCGATCAAAAGCCTGAAGAGCTACCCGGAGGCGGGCGGCCGGAGCCTCGCGGCGGCCGCGGGCGgagacggcggcggcggcggcggtggaggAGGTTACCGTGTGGCCACCGcggagatggagatggaggcgAAGATCCAGAAGGCGATTGACTTCAAACTGGAGGGCCACCGCTGCTACAAGGAGAAGAAATTCCGGGAAGCCATCGGGAAGTACCACAGAGCCTTGCTGCAGCTGAAAGGGATACACGTCGTGGACGTGGGGACCACGGGGTCCGAGGTGAACCTGCTGAGCCAAGCCGCGGCCAAGCTGACGGAGGAGCAGCGGCGAGCCGTGGAGAGCACGGAGATCGAGTGCTATGACAGCCTGACGG CCTGTTTACTTCAGTCTGAATTGGTGAACTACGAGCGAGTGAAAGAGTACTGCCTTAAGGTTCTGGGTCATCAGCAGGATCACTTTAAGGCCATGTACCGCGCTGGCATCGCCTTCTACCACTTGGGCGATTATGAATGTGCCCTGCGTTACCTGCGTGATGCCAAGTGCCGTGAGCCCACAG acacaaaTGTCCTGAGGTATATCCAGCTGACAGAAATGAAGATGAGTAAGAGCGGGCAGAGGGAGCGAGACAGCGGGAAAGAGATGCTGGGCTAA